A section of the Humulus lupulus chromosome 2, drHumLupu1.1, whole genome shotgun sequence genome encodes:
- the LOC133819643 gene encoding protein NRT1/ PTR FAMILY 5.2-like, with amino-acid sequence MSMADQEDGIDDYTEDGTVDLKGNPILRSKRGGWRACSFVVVYEVFERMAYYGIQSNLVIYLTKKLHQGTVASSNNVTNWVGTIWLTPILGAYIADAHLGRYRTFLVASSIYLTGMVVLTLSVSIPSLKPPPCLDPNLNNCKKASTLQLAVFYGALYTLALGTGGTKPNISTIGADQFDDFYPKEKKQKLSFFNWWMFSIFFGTFFANTVLVWLQDNIGCTLGYALPTLGLAISIGIFLAGTPFYRHKMPTGSPFVKMAQVILAAMRKWKVPLPHDSNDLYELDSEVYEKKGNYRIDPTPSLRCLSKASVKTGSTSPWQLCSVTNVEETKQMVRMLPILIATFVPSIMLAQINTLFVKQGTTLQRDIGSFKIPPASLIGFVTLSMLISVVLYDWYFVKIIRKWTKNPRGITLLQRMGIGMVFHIILMSIASLTERHRLSVAREHGLIKNGGQVPLSIFILLPQFVLMGTADAFLEVAKIEFFYDQAPENMKSLGTSYAMTTLGVGSFLSSFLLSTVSDITKRNGHHGWILNNLNDSHLDYYYAFFALLSFLNFICFLFISKYYVYKAEVSDSIHVLTQELKGTRPSDHNDS; translated from the exons atgtctATGGCTGATCAAGAAGATGGTATTGATGATTATACAGAAGATGGAACTGTGGATCTTAAGGGAAACCCTATTCTTAGATCCAAACGAGGTGGATGGAGAGCTTGTTCCTTTGTTGTTG TATACGAGGTGTTTGAAAGAATGGCGTATTATGGGATTCAATCCAATTTGGTTATCTATTTGACGAAGAAGCTCCATCAAGGTACGGTGGCCTCTTCTAATAACGTGACCAACTGGGTGGGAACCATTTGGCTGACTCCTATTTTGGGTGCTTACATTGCCGATGCTCACCTCGGTCGATACCGGACTTTTCTTGTTGCATCCTCCATCTATCTTACG ggAATGGTCGTGCTGACTCTATCAGTTTCAATTCCTTCACTAAAACCTCCTCCTTGCCTAGATCCTAACTTGAACAACTGCAAGAAGGCCTCTACCTTACAATTAGCAGTGTTTTATGGCGCACTCTACACTCTAGCCCTCGGAACCGGTGGCACCAAACCGAACATCTCGACGATTGGGGCCGACCAATTCGATGATTTctatccaaaggagaagaagCAAAAGCTTTCCTTCTTCAATTGGTGGATGTTTAGCATCTTCTTTGGAACATTTTTTGCTAACACAGTTCTTGTTTGGTTACAAGATAATATTGGTTGCACACTTGGATATGCTCTCCCAACTCTTGGGCTTGCTATTTCTATTGGCATATTTTTGGCGGGGACACCATTCTATAGACACAAAATGCCAACAGGAAGCCCTTTTGTGAAAATGGCCCAAGTCATTTTAGCTGCCATGAGGAAATGGAAGGTACCTCTTCCTCATGATTCCAATGACCTTTATGAGCTTGATTCGGAAGTATACGAGAAGAAAGGGAATTATAGAATTGATCCCACACCGTCTTTAAG GTGCCTTAGCAAAGCTTCAGTGAAAACAGGCTCAACAAGCCCATGGCAACTATGCTCAGTGACTAATGTGGAAGAAACCAAACAAATGGTACGAATGCTACCGATATTGATAGCAACTTTCGTTCCAAGCATTATGCTTGCTCAAATCAACACCCTCTTTGTCAAGCAAGGAACCACTCTACAAAGAGATATAGGCAGCTTCAAAATCCCACCTGCAAGTCTCATTGGTTTCGTAACCCTATCCATGCTCATCAGTGTAGTCCTCTACGATTGGTACTTTGTCAAGATCATCCGGAAATGGACCAAAAACCCTAGAGGAATCACACTCCTCCAGAGAATGGGAATAGGAATGGTCTTTCACATCATACTTATGTCTATAGCCTCTCTTACCGAGAGACACAGACTCAGTGTTGCAAGAGAACATGGACTTATCAAGAATGGAGGACAAGTTCCTCTCTCCATCTTCATTTTGCTTCCCCAATTCGTCCTCATGGGCACCGCCGACGCTTTCTTGGAGGTGGCGAAAATCGAGTTTTTCTATGATCAAGCGCCGGAGAATATGAAGAGCCTTGGAACTTCTTATGCCATGACTACTTTAGGTGTTGGAAGCTTTCTCAGTAGTTTTCTTCTTTCTACGGTTTCTGATATTACCAAGAGGAATGGCCACCATGGATGGATTCTCAACAACCTAAATGATTCCCATCTCGACTATTACTATGCTTTCTTTGCATTGTTGAGCTTTCTTAACTTCATTTGTTTCTTGTTTATCTCTAAGTATTATGTGTATAAGGCTGAAGTTTCGGATTCCATTCATGTACTAACACAAGAATTGAAAGGGACGAGGCCTAGTGATCATAATGATTCATAG